One Halococcus hamelinensis 100A6 DNA window includes the following coding sequences:
- a CDS encoding IclR family transcriptional regulator encodes MNEEGDNIIKTTARSLDLLNAIKDSGGATVAELEAQSDLNRSTIYKHLNTMVEMGYLTTRGDEYFPGYELFHLGEFVKKRVVNYRRIKRKTDELKETLPEQVEYGLESNGLIVGYLPSTEYDSGLFRDLTEDGKKNVVDYAGSKAFMHSNALGKALLAQKSDGEIEEIIARYGLPEQAKKTVTSPDELFRDIDVIREQGYATTDEEWDNGLREVGIVVEPTEGVVLGGFNVFGPVYKIDDRRLNEELPRVLREYVAELEEDIVEDWEQSE; translated from the coding sequence ATGAACGAAGAAGGCGACAACATCATCAAAACCACGGCAAGATCCCTCGACTTATTGAATGCAATAAAAGACAGTGGAGGGGCTACTGTAGCGGAGCTAGAAGCGCAAAGCGACCTGAATAGAAGCACGATATACAAACACCTCAATACGATGGTTGAGATGGGATATCTCACTACCAGAGGTGATGAATACTTCCCAGGCTACGAACTCTTTCACCTGGGTGAGTTCGTGAAGAAGCGCGTGGTCAACTATCGAAGGATCAAGCGTAAAACGGACGAACTGAAGGAGACGCTACCGGAGCAGGTCGAATACGGACTGGAATCGAACGGACTTATCGTCGGATATCTACCGTCCACGGAGTACGACTCGGGTCTGTTTCGGGACCTCACGGAGGATGGCAAGAAAAACGTCGTCGACTATGCGGGGAGCAAGGCCTTCATGCATTCCAATGCGCTGGGCAAAGCGCTATTAGCACAAAAGAGCGATGGGGAGATCGAGGAGATAATTGCGAGATATGGTCTTCCAGAACAGGCCAAGAAGACCGTCACATCACCCGACGAACTGTTTAGGGACATCGATGTGATCAGAGAGCAGGGGTACGCGACCACCGACGAAGAATGGGACAACGGGCTGAGAGAAGTCGGGATAGTCGTCGAACCCACAGAAGGGGTCGTGCTCGGTGGATTCAACGTGTTCGGACCGGTGTACAAGATCGACGACCGTCGGTTGAACGAGGAGCTGCCAAGAGTACTGAGAGAGTACGTGGCCGAGTTGGAGGAGGATATCGTCGAAGATTGGGAACAAAGCGAATGA
- a CDS encoding primary-amine oxidase produces the protein MVQGQRSSEHHPLDPLTGEEIDGAVSILTGEKAIGEESRYIKIELSEPSKEALAAYENENQEPERKARIVIRDSSDRKTVEAIVSLTEDSVDSWNHMEGVQPSLTIEEFVACEETVKSNEEWRDALRERGVEDPGLGMVDPWAAGYEFIPEDVDRSKRLAHGLTYLRSSGEDGDEGYSRPVTGLHTFVDLDRMDVVKVVDYGPPDDNSPFPPEEMAYREDDVEFRDDVTAYNVDQPGGPSWEVNGRKLEWQGWHMRVGWTQREGLVLHNIGYEDEGEVRSIIDRASCAEMSVPYGDPEVNDRFKGVMDIGEYNIGRLAKSLSNGCDCLGEMHYWDAAMNTVNGEVNILENAICLHEEDNGTLWERSDWRTDSSEVRRRRRLVVSFVAAVGNYDYIFNWYFYQDASIEVEVRLTGINSVSAVGADEDPSGYKELVAPQLAGPIHQHFFNFRLDMNIDDGPNSLYRVENQPVPSGPEGLDPMGEVDEETLNPGGNAYYADREKITSEGEAKDLIDPLNGRYWQIVNAQETNRLNRPTSYRLMPSGNVKAPMKSDSSVMKRSGFIKYHLWATPFRESERFPAGDYPNQHPGGAGLPEWTEADRNLEEEDIVLWYTLGMNHVTRPEDWPILPAQVYSFKLQPTNFFEESPAIDVPPQHAIRNQDVPDHESG, from the coding sequence GAGAACCAAGAACCGGAGCGGAAAGCACGCATCGTCATCCGTGACAGCTCGGATCGCAAAACGGTCGAAGCGATAGTCTCCCTCACGGAGGACTCGGTCGATTCTTGGAACCACATGGAGGGGGTTCAACCCTCCCTCACCATCGAGGAGTTCGTGGCCTGTGAGGAGACGGTGAAATCCAATGAGGAATGGCGAGATGCCCTGAGAGAGCGGGGCGTCGAAGACCCCGGACTCGGTATGGTCGACCCCTGGGCGGCTGGCTACGAGTTCATACCCGAAGACGTAGACCGGTCGAAGCGATTGGCACATGGGTTGACGTACTTGCGGTCGAGCGGGGAGGACGGCGACGAGGGCTACTCACGGCCGGTTACTGGACTCCACACGTTCGTCGATCTGGATCGAATGGACGTCGTGAAGGTTGTGGACTATGGACCACCGGATGACAATAGCCCGTTCCCGCCCGAGGAAATGGCCTATCGGGAAGACGACGTCGAGTTCCGGGACGACGTAACTGCATACAACGTCGACCAGCCCGGCGGCCCTAGCTGGGAAGTCAACGGTCGCAAGCTAGAGTGGCAGGGTTGGCACATGCGGGTCGGCTGGACTCAACGTGAGGGACTCGTCCTCCACAACATCGGATACGAAGACGAGGGTGAAGTCCGGTCGATCATCGACAGGGCCTCCTGTGCGGAGATGTCCGTTCCCTATGGCGACCCGGAGGTCAACGACCGTTTCAAAGGAGTGATGGATATCGGGGAGTACAACATTGGTCGTCTCGCCAAATCCCTCTCGAACGGATGTGATTGCCTGGGTGAAATGCATTATTGGGATGCCGCTATGAACACCGTCAACGGAGAGGTAAACATCTTGGAGAACGCTATTTGTCTCCACGAAGAGGACAACGGTACGCTTTGGGAACGGAGTGACTGGCGTACCGACTCCAGCGAGGTCAGACGACGGCGACGGCTCGTCGTCTCGTTCGTTGCAGCCGTCGGGAACTACGATTATATCTTCAACTGGTATTTCTATCAGGACGCCTCGATCGAAGTGGAAGTTCGTTTGACCGGGATCAACAGCGTGAGCGCAGTGGGTGCCGACGAGGACCCGTCCGGATACAAAGAACTCGTAGCCCCACAGCTCGCTGGCCCCATCCACCAGCACTTCTTCAACTTCCGACTCGACATGAACATCGACGATGGGCCGAACTCGCTCTACCGGGTCGAAAATCAGCCAGTGCCGAGCGGTCCCGAAGGACTTGATCCGATGGGGGAGGTAGACGAGGAGACACTCAACCCGGGTGGAAACGCGTACTACGCCGATCGTGAAAAGATCACATCCGAGGGGGAAGCGAAAGACCTGATCGATCCCTTGAACGGCCGATACTGGCAGATCGTCAATGCACAAGAAACCAATCGGCTCAACAGACCGACTAGCTATCGCTTGATGCCCAGCGGAAACGTCAAGGCACCCATGAAGTCCGATTCGAGTGTTATGAAACGGTCCGGGTTCATCAAGTATCATCTCTGGGCGACGCCGTTCCGGGAGAGCGAGCGTTTCCCGGCCGGCGATTACCCGAATCAACACCCTGGTGGGGCCGGGCTTCCCGAATGGACCGAAGCGGACCGAAACCTCGAAGAGGAAGACATCGTGCTCTGGTATACGCTCGGGATGAACCACGTCACACGGCCGGAAGATTGGCCGATCCTTCCGGCTCAGGTCTATAGTTTCAAACTCCAGCCGACGAACTTCTTCGAAGAAAGCCCCGCGATCGACGTTCCACCGCAACACGCCATTCGGAATCAGGACGTACCGGACCATGAGAGCGGGTAG